A segment of the Leptolyngbya sp. NIES-3755 genome:
GCCGTGTTCGCTAAGAATTTCAGCAGTTTGCATTGCTGGGTAAACCATTGAGCCGTAACCGATCATCAGAAGGTCGTCACCTTGGCGGAGAATTTCGGCTTTACCGATCGGTAATTCTTCCCAGCCTTCTTCCATTAATGGAACGCCGTAACCGTTGCCGCGTGGATAGCGCATTGCGATCGGGCTTGAGGTGTGATTGATTCCGGTGACGAGCATTCGTTGGAGTTCGGCTTCGTCTTTAGGAGCCATTAGCACCATGTTGGGAATCGATCGCAGATAGGCGATGTCGTACATTCCCTGGTGAGTCGGACCGTCGGACCCAACGATGCCAGCGCGATCCATGCAGAAGAAGACCGGAATATTTTGGATGCAGACATCGTGAACGATTTGATCGTAGGCACGTTGTAGGAAGGTTGAATAAATCGTTGCAACGGGGCGCATTCCTTCACAAGCAAGTCCGGCGGCTAGTGTGACTGCGTGTTGCTCTGCAATGCCGACATCAATATATTGTTTCGGAACTCGTTTTTGGAAAATGTCGAGTCCAGTTCCGGTTGCCATTGCAGCGGTAATTCCAAGGATGCGAGGGTCATCTTCTGCAAGTTTGCTTAACGTTTCCCCGAATACTTTGGAATAGCTGGGAGGCTTGGGCTTGTTAGAAGGAATTGCTTTTCCGGTGGCGAGATTGAAGGGAGTTTGGGCGTGGTAGCCGACTTGATCTTGTTCTGCGATCGCATATCCTTTTCCTTTGACGGTCGCGACATGGACAAGAACCGGACCAGGATGCTTATGGGCTTCTTTAAAAGTTGCAATTAACTCTTCTAAATTGTGTCCATCGACTGGACCCATATAAGTAAAGCCCAATTCTTCAAAGACGGCTCCCACTTTTGGAACGGCAAGCCGCTTCATTCCTTCTTTGAGACGGGACAACTCCGGTGAGAACGGCATCCCTTTCATCTGTTCTTCGATGTTATCCGTAAGGAATTGCACCGGAGGGCTGAGCCGCATTTTGTTCAAATAACGGGGAATTGCACCGACATTGGGAGAAATTGACATCTCGTTATCGTTAAGGACAACGAGAAGATTCGTTTTCGGTAAATGTCCTGCGTGGTTGATTGCTTCAAGTGCCATACCGCCTGTGAGAGCACCGTCACCAATGACTGCGGCGACTTTAAAGTTTTCGCCTTTGGCATCGCGAGCTAGTGCCATACCGAGCGCAGCGGAAATACTGGTCGAAGCGTGACCCGCTCCAAAATGGTCGAATTGGCTTTCACAACGTTTTAGATAGCCAGCAACGCCATCTTTTTGTCGGAGGGTGTGGAAATCAGCGTAGCGTCCGGTGAGCAGTTTGTGGGGGTACGCTTGGTGCCCGACATCCCAAATCACTTTGTCGCGATCGAGATCTAGGGTTTGATACAGGGCGAGGGTCAGTTCAACAACACCCAAGCCAGGACCGAGATGTCCCCCGATCGCTGCCACCGTTTGCAGGTGCTTTTCGCGGATTTGACGTGCGATTTGCTGAAGCTGA
Coding sequences within it:
- a CDS encoding 1-deoxy-D-xylulose-5-phosphate synthase (similar to AA sequence:cyanobase_aa:LBDG_15480), encoding MHLSELTHPNQLHGLSIFQLQQIARQIREKHLQTVAAIGGHLGPGLGVVELTLALYQTLDLDRDKVIWDVGHQAYPHKLLTGRYADFHTLRQKDGVAGYLKRCESQFDHFGAGHASTSISAALGMALARDAKGENFKVAAVIGDGALTGGMALEAINHAGHLPKTNLLVVLNDNEMSISPNVGAIPRYLNKMRLSPPVQFLTDNIEEQMKGMPFSPELSRLKEGMKRLAVPKVGAVFEELGFTYMGPVDGHNLEELIATFKEAHKHPGPVLVHVATVKGKGYAIAEQDQVGYHAQTPFNLATGKAIPSNKPKPPSYSKVFGETLSKLAEDDPRILGITAAMATGTGLDIFQKRVPKQYIDVGIAEQHAVTLAAGLACEGMRPVATIYSTFLQRAYDQIVHDVCIQNIPVFFCMDRAGIVGSDGPTHQGMYDIAYLRSIPNMVLMAPKDEAELQRMLVTGINHTSSPIAMRYPRGNGYGVPLMEEGWEELPIGKAEILRQGDDLLMIGYGSMVYPAMQTAEILSEHGIEATVINARFAKPLDEELIHPLAQKIGRVVTLEEGCLPGGFGSAIVESLMDAEIVVPVTRIGVPDILVDHATPDESKAELGLTPPQMADRILKTFAKQGSAIAAL